Proteins encoded together in one Streptomyces rubradiris window:
- a CDS encoding RHS repeat-associated core domain-containing protein, which yields MRSGGGSQYYLTDAQNSVIGLIDTSGKRTATYAYGPYGEPRTNSGTQQPFRYTSAYLDPTGLYKMGARYYDPNLGRFTQPDPSGQEENSYLYAAGDPIP from the coding sequence ATGAGGAGCGGGGGCGGCAGCCAGTACTACCTCACCGACGCCCAGAACTCGGTCATCGGCCTGATCGACACCTCGGGCAAGCGCACCGCGACGTACGCCTACGGCCCCTACGGCGAGCCGCGCACCAACTCCGGCACCCAGCAGCCCTTCCGCTACACCAGCGCCTACCTCGACCCGACGGGGCTGTACAAGATGGGCGCCCGCTACTACGACCCCAACCTCGGCCGCTTCACCCAGCCCGACCCCAGCGGCCAGGAGGAGAACTCCTACCTCTATGCGGCGGGCGATCCGATCCCATGA
- a CDS encoding DUF317 domain-containing protein yields the protein MEVPLNPDVPLDPAAHDQFPAACWVGPRHLAGDDGRLYDTVADTLSTLGWTSLTMVRGRQEPDEEPEDRQVVRSTVLHLSPDTLRWAQWVLADEPFLLGDLPIAWHVSARADTGSPLAQWSAYFTSDVPGEAVADFLVALDVRRHPAAPSGGRELVLEAVTGHGWLLDIDQPHAGAMDATFTTHLSYGTVPPLIQDGDPQALTRDELDGWQAWAEPVLGGRCLWAASFSSSVPDDLVAAFARSVSSTAPVLRRVLPDSTRDRLLRAPAI from the coding sequence CTGGAGGTGCCCCTGAACCCCGACGTCCCGCTCGACCCCGCCGCCCACGACCAGTTCCCGGCGGCCTGCTGGGTCGGCCCCCGCCACCTGGCCGGCGACGACGGCCGCCTCTACGACACCGTCGCCGACACCCTCTCCACTCTGGGCTGGACGAGCCTGACGATGGTCCGCGGCCGGCAGGAGCCGGACGAGGAACCGGAGGACCGGCAGGTTGTGCGCAGCACCGTCCTGCACCTGAGCCCCGACACCCTCCGGTGGGCCCAGTGGGTCTTGGCGGACGAGCCGTTCCTGCTGGGGGATCTGCCGATCGCCTGGCATGTATCGGCCCGAGCGGACACGGGCAGTCCGCTCGCCCAGTGGTCCGCGTACTTCACCTCGGATGTCCCCGGGGAGGCCGTCGCCGACTTCCTCGTCGCGCTCGACGTACGCCGGCACCCCGCAGCGCCGTCCGGCGGCAGGGAGCTGGTCCTTGAGGCGGTTACCGGGCACGGGTGGCTTCTCGACATCGACCAGCCGCATGCGGGGGCGATGGACGCGACCTTCACCACCCACCTCAGCTACGGCACGGTGCCGCCCCTCATCCAGGACGGCGACCCCCAGGCCCTCACCCGCGACGAGCTGGACGGGTGGCAGGCGTGGGCCGAGCCGGTGCTCGGCGGGCGGTGCCTGTGGGCGGCATCCTTCAGCTCCAGTGTCCCCGACGACCTGGTCGCGGCCTTCGCCCGCTCGGTCAGTTCCACCGCACCGGTCCTGCGCCGGGTGCTCCCGGACAGCACCCGGGACCGGCTCCTGCGCGCGCCGGCCATCTGA
- a CDS encoding ferredoxin, protein MRAVSWTTGVDRALCMGSGMCAGIAPELYRLDDEGRAEPLAADIPEDERALDAADSCPATAISVRAGQRLIGPRP, encoded by the coding sequence GTGAGGGCGGTGTCCTGGACGACCGGGGTGGACCGCGCCCTGTGCATGGGATCGGGCATGTGCGCCGGTATCGCACCCGAGCTGTACCGGCTGGACGACGAGGGCCGGGCGGAGCCGCTCGCCGCGGACATCCCCGAGGACGAACGTGCGCTGGACGCCGCGGACTCCTGCCCGGCGACGGCGATCTCAGTACGTGCCGGGCAACGGCTGATCGGGCCACGCCCGTGA
- a CDS encoding cytochrome P450, with product MTVTAEQPVPYPFNEPDGLSLADAYQAALEEPGLIRVRLAYGEPAWLATRYADARLVLGDRRFSRAEALRHDAPRHSEGSQDSGILSMDPPEHTRLRTLVAKAFTVHQVEKLRPAVRELAHRLLDEMEAMGQPADLVEHYALPIPVAVICRMLGVPEEDRPRFRAWSDAALSTSSLTAAESERNRQELRAYMTELVADHRRNPRPDLMTGLIEARDTGDRLSELELVDLCDGILIAGHETTATQIPNFVHTLLDHPEQMEILRKSPELLHGAVEELMRFVPLGSGAGFPRYATEDVEVGGTLVRAGEPVLVAIGAANRDALKFADPGRLDITRSGVQHLGFGHGVHHCLGAPLARLELQEALGALLERFPGLRLAGDVRWKDQMLVRGPREMPVGW from the coding sequence ATGACGGTCACGGCCGAACAGCCCGTCCCCTATCCGTTCAACGAGCCCGACGGGCTGAGCCTGGCGGACGCGTACCAGGCGGCGCTGGAGGAACCGGGCCTGATCCGCGTGCGTCTGGCGTACGGGGAGCCCGCCTGGCTGGCCACCCGGTATGCCGACGCGCGCCTGGTTCTGGGTGACCGCCGCTTCAGCAGGGCGGAGGCGCTACGGCACGACGCCCCACGTCATTCGGAGGGCAGCCAGGACAGCGGCATCCTCAGCATGGACCCGCCCGAGCACACGCGGCTGCGCACGCTGGTGGCGAAGGCGTTCACCGTGCACCAAGTGGAGAAACTGCGTCCGGCGGTCCGGGAGCTGGCGCACCGGCTGCTCGACGAGATGGAGGCCATGGGGCAGCCCGCCGACCTCGTGGAACACTACGCGCTGCCGATCCCGGTCGCCGTCATCTGCCGCATGCTGGGAGTGCCGGAGGAGGACCGCCCCAGGTTTCGGGCCTGGAGCGACGCGGCGCTCTCCACCAGCTCCCTGACGGCTGCGGAGTCAGAACGCAACAGGCAGGAACTGCGGGCCTACATGACCGAACTGGTGGCGGACCACCGGCGCAACCCGCGGCCCGACCTGATGACGGGCCTGATCGAGGCGCGTGACACCGGTGACCGGCTGAGCGAACTGGAACTGGTCGATCTGTGCGACGGCATCCTCATCGCCGGCCACGAGACGACGGCCACACAGATCCCCAACTTCGTGCACACACTGCTCGACCACCCCGAGCAGATGGAGATACTCCGCAAGAGCCCCGAGCTGCTGCACGGCGCGGTCGAGGAACTCATGCGCTTCGTGCCCCTGGGCAGCGGCGCGGGCTTCCCCAGGTACGCCACCGAGGACGTGGAGGTCGGCGGTACCCTCGTCCGTGCCGGTGAGCCCGTCCTGGTCGCGATCGGCGCCGCCAACCGCGACGCGTTGAAGTTCGCGGACCCCGGCCGGCTCGACATCACCCGGAGCGGCGTCCAGCATCTCGGGTTCGGGCACGGGGTGCACCACTGTCTCGGCGCACCGCTCGCCAGGCTGGAGCTTCAGGAGGCTCTGGGGGCCCTGCTCGAACGCTTCCCCGGTCTGCGTCTCGCGGGCGACGTGCGATGGAAGGACCAGATGCTGGTCCGTGGACCGCGCGAGATGCCGGTGGGGTGGTGA
- a CDS encoding FAD-binding oxidoreductase, translated as MSALTRRGFLGAGAGGTVAALTTVGPAYAGAPDTAGETGRAAGAPPAVTVTPDDFRYGDLTARGYNGRFVGKPDSVRIVHTTEQVTAAVAEAVRDGARIAVRSGGHCLDGLVDDGQVRMLLDVSEMDAVYFDEERQAFAVEAGAQLGHVYRTLYLDWGVTIPGGTCPTVGVGGHVQGGGYGALCRQYGAVVDHLYGVEVVVVDGAGEARAVIATSDADDPHRDLWWAHTGGGGGNFGVVTKYWFRTPGVTGNPGDLLPRPPGALLKASVSWKWSDLTEEAFTRIVRNHGQWHTDNDGDGGPYASLNSVLLLHNAALGTVGLNVQVDGTLANAADLVDDYIGAVTVGVDVAHTRTRATGPWLKETLKNPYETGAYDRSKSKGAYLRRGYSEDQIAALYRRLSDPGYDGHASVLLYTYGGRANVPAPADTAMPQRDSVLKANFITYWADPADDARHVDWMRGLYKETYAATGGVPVIDGDSDGSYINYPDTDLKDPEWNASGIPWQTLYYKDNYPRLQRIKGEWDPGNVFRHALSITC; from the coding sequence ATGTCAGCACTGACGCGCCGCGGGTTCCTCGGCGCCGGAGCCGGCGGCACGGTCGCCGCGCTCACCACCGTGGGACCCGCGTACGCGGGCGCGCCGGACACCGCCGGGGAGACGGGCCGGGCGGCGGGCGCCCCGCCCGCGGTCACCGTCACCCCGGACGACTTCCGGTACGGCGACCTGACGGCCCGCGGGTACAACGGCCGCTTCGTCGGGAAGCCGGACTCCGTGCGGATCGTCCACACGACCGAGCAGGTCACGGCCGCCGTCGCGGAGGCGGTGCGGGACGGCGCGCGGATCGCCGTCCGCAGCGGCGGCCACTGCCTGGACGGGCTGGTCGACGACGGGCAGGTACGAATGCTGCTCGACGTGTCCGAGATGGACGCCGTGTACTTCGACGAGGAGCGGCAGGCGTTCGCCGTCGAGGCGGGCGCCCAGCTCGGCCATGTGTACCGGACGCTGTACCTGGACTGGGGCGTGACGATACCCGGCGGTACCTGCCCGACCGTGGGCGTCGGCGGCCATGTGCAGGGCGGTGGCTACGGGGCGCTGTGCCGCCAGTACGGAGCGGTCGTCGACCACTTGTACGGGGTGGAGGTGGTGGTCGTCGACGGCGCGGGGGAGGCGCGGGCGGTGATCGCCACCAGCGACGCGGACGACCCGCACCGCGACCTGTGGTGGGCCCACACCGGCGGGGGCGGCGGCAACTTCGGCGTGGTCACCAAGTACTGGTTCAGGACCCCCGGCGTCACCGGGAACCCGGGCGACCTGCTGCCCAGGCCGCCCGGCGCGCTGCTGAAGGCGTCCGTCAGCTGGAAGTGGAGCGACCTCACCGAGGAGGCGTTCACCCGCATCGTGCGCAACCACGGCCAGTGGCACACGGACAACGACGGCGACGGCGGGCCGTACGCCAGCCTGAACAGCGTCCTACTGCTGCACAACGCGGCCCTCGGGACGGTGGGCCTCAACGTCCAGGTCGACGGCACCCTGGCGAACGCGGCCGACTTGGTGGACGACTACATCGGCGCGGTGACCGTCGGCGTGGACGTGGCGCACACCAGGACCCGGGCGACGGGGCCGTGGCTGAAGGAGACCCTCAAGAACCCGTACGAGACCGGGGCCTACGACCGCTCCAAGTCCAAGGGCGCCTACCTGCGCCGGGGCTACTCCGAGGACCAGATCGCCGCCCTGTACCGGCGGCTGTCCGACCCCGGTTACGACGGCCACGCCTCCGTGCTCCTCTACACCTACGGCGGCCGCGCCAACGTGCCCGCCCCCGCCGACACCGCCATGCCGCAGCGGGACTCGGTCCTCAAGGCCAACTTCATCACCTACTGGGCCGACCCCGCCGACGACGCCCGGCACGTCGACTGGATGCGGGGGCTCTACAAGGAGACGTACGCGGCGACCGGTGGCGTCCCGGTCATCGACGGCGACAGCGACGGCTCGTACATCAACTACCCGGACACGGACCTGAAGGACCCGGAGTGGAACGCCTCCGGCATCCCCTGGCAGACCCTCTACTACAAGGACAACTATCCGCGGCTCCAACGGATCAAGGGCGAGTGGGACCCGGGGAACGTCTTCCGCCACGCGCTGTCCATCACCTGCTGA
- a CDS encoding ScbR family autoregulator-binding transcription factor gives MLSRGESTRSRILLAAAEGFGTHGYHRTSVADISREAGVTGGALYFHFDSKEQLAAAVLELEDDIWPALAMAVRVRERSGLRGLVEFSYEAACRMAHDPVARAGFRLRVEGEPDGEGTHGAELRWLSLVTEFLALAQRQREIRADLLPVDIAHVFVEALTGMRLLSLAVEGADLDRRLRRLWDALLRMVLAEGSTISFRPPREVPAACPPGRPEDDRAHPARPLGRTTARKHEP, from the coding sequence CTGCTGTCGAGAGGCGAGAGCACACGGAGCCGAATCCTCCTCGCGGCCGCGGAAGGCTTCGGCACACACGGGTACCACAGGACGAGCGTCGCCGACATCAGCCGGGAAGCCGGCGTGACCGGCGGGGCGCTCTACTTCCACTTCGACTCCAAGGAGCAGCTGGCCGCCGCCGTCCTGGAACTGGAGGACGACATCTGGCCGGCCCTGGCGATGGCCGTCCGGGTGCGGGAGCGCAGCGGGCTGCGGGGCCTCGTCGAGTTCTCCTACGAGGCCGCGTGCCGCATGGCGCACGACCCCGTCGCCCGGGCCGGGTTCCGCCTCCGGGTGGAGGGCGAGCCCGACGGCGAGGGCACGCACGGCGCGGAACTGCGGTGGCTCTCCCTGGTCACGGAGTTCCTCGCGCTGGCCCAGCGGCAGCGGGAGATACGGGCGGACCTGCTGCCCGTGGACATCGCCCACGTCTTCGTGGAGGCGCTCACCGGGATGCGGCTGCTCTCCCTCGCGGTGGAGGGGGCCGACCTGGACCGGCGGCTGCGCAGGTTGTGGGACGCCCTGCTGCGGATGGTGCTGGCGGAGGGCAGCACCATCTCGTTCCGGCCGCCCCGCGAGGTGCCGGCGGCGTGCCCGCCCGGCCGGCCGGAAGACGACCGGGCACACCCGGCACGACCCCTGGGAAGGACGACCGCCCGGAAGCACGAGCCCTGA
- a CDS encoding SDR family NAD(P)-dependent oxidoreductase, with protein sequence MTSIADQTIVITGATDGLGRALAHELAPLGPELVLHGRSEEKGQELLAELRAATGNERLSYERADFSSLAEIQSLADRLLSRPRIDVLVNNAGMGVELDRRESRDGLELTFQVDYLSTYILSCRLAPLLVDSAPARIVNVTSAGQAPIDFDDVMLRSGWSGGQAYCQAKLAQIMLTMDLADVLDGTGVTVNSLHPASYMPTKIVTHLFTPQSTVAEGVRNTARLVTDPEYARNSGLYVNRSQVARAHAQAHDEGARARLRRLSEELTGTPMPAVNADASPR encoded by the coding sequence ATGACGTCCATCGCGGACCAGACCATCGTCATCACCGGCGCGACCGACGGCCTCGGCCGCGCGCTCGCTCATGAACTGGCCCCGCTGGGACCCGAACTCGTCCTGCACGGGCGCAGCGAGGAAAAGGGCCAGGAGCTTCTCGCGGAGCTGCGGGCCGCCACGGGCAACGAGCGGCTGAGCTACGAGCGGGCCGACTTCTCCTCGCTCGCCGAGATCCAGTCGCTCGCCGACCGGCTGCTGTCCCGGCCCCGGATCGACGTCCTGGTCAACAACGCGGGCATGGGGGTCGAACTCGACCGCCGGGAGAGCCGGGACGGGCTGGAGCTGACCTTCCAGGTCGACTACCTCTCCACGTACATCCTGAGCTGCCGGCTGGCCCCGCTGCTGGTCGACTCCGCGCCTGCCAGGATCGTCAACGTGACCTCGGCGGGCCAGGCCCCCATCGACTTCGACGACGTCATGCTGCGCAGCGGCTGGAGCGGGGGCCAGGCCTACTGCCAGGCCAAGCTCGCCCAGATCATGCTCACCATGGACCTGGCGGACGTGCTCGACGGCACCGGGGTGACGGTCAACTCCCTGCACCCCGCCTCGTACATGCCGACCAAGATCGTCACGCATCTCTTCACCCCGCAGAGCACGGTCGCGGAGGGCGTGCGGAACACCGCGCGCCTGGTCACGGACCCCGAGTACGCCAGGAACAGCGGCCTCTACGTGAACCGTTCGCAGGTGGCGCGCGCCCACGCGCAGGCGCACGACGAGGGCGCGCGCGCCCGCCTGCGCCGGCTCAGCGAGGAGCTGACGGGCACCCCGATGCCGGCCGTGAACGCGGACGCCTCTCCGCGCTGA
- a CDS encoding TetR/AcrR family transcriptional regulator — translation MTGRPRDPAVDDAIRRATLELAAEAGAPGVTMEGIAARSGVSKQTVYRRYGGKGEAILDALAWFAAARLPTPDTGSLRDDICVLLTATFAAQQGVSGVLNRALISEALQDEDFTELLWKRLTGPRREEVAKIIRRARDRGEVSHPDEEFLIDLVFGPMWYRLLFDRVSLDRGYAAAIADTVAVAARLDGGGAALAP, via the coding sequence ATGACAGGACGTCCTCGTGATCCGGCCGTAGACGACGCCATTCGTCGTGCCACCCTCGAACTCGCCGCCGAGGCAGGCGCGCCCGGCGTCACCATGGAGGGCATCGCCGCGCGCAGCGGGGTGTCCAAACAGACCGTCTACCGGCGCTACGGCGGCAAGGGCGAGGCGATCCTCGACGCACTGGCGTGGTTCGCCGCCGCGCGGCTGCCGACCCCCGACACCGGCTCGCTGCGGGACGACATCTGTGTGCTGCTGACGGCGACCTTCGCCGCCCAGCAGGGGGTCAGCGGAGTGCTGAACCGGGCGCTGATCAGTGAGGCGCTCCAGGACGAGGACTTCACCGAACTGCTCTGGAAGCGGCTGACCGGCCCGCGCCGCGAGGAGGTGGCGAAGATCATCCGGCGTGCCCGGGATCGCGGTGAGGTCAGCCACCCCGACGAGGAGTTCCTCATCGATCTGGTGTTCGGTCCGATGTGGTACCGGCTGCTCTTCGACCGTGTATCGCTGGACCGGGGGTACGCGGCGGCCATCGCCGACACCGTCGCGGTGGCCGCGCGGCTCGACGGCGGGGGAGCGGCCCTCGCCCCCTGA
- a CDS encoding MFS transporter: MSSRGSTPALLALALGYFTLGTTSLAVVGLSAPMGDGLDVAPARIGLQVTVFALTFAIAAPLAPMALGRMGRKQVLLLGMALLTAGSVAAALAPNYAFLTGARVVAALGAAIFGPASSAAGSLIVPEERRQQALAVVFGGMTAASVLGVPLASFLGDVLGWRQALIGVAVLSGVALVGVAVLMPGLDPGPRPTPAAYRGVLATPGALPTVGTTLLFMAAQFTVYGIAGAYVADRFDASSGYVTATLLAFGIVGVLGNGFASRATRAIGTTRTVSLTVAGVAVAFAALLVAPDAAIGGLLLFALWAFFSQLYQAPQQARLVALLPEQRGLLLALNASALYLGMSLGSFIGSTGLPAWGSGILPATGLGLLLFAGATHYLSVRKAETAPRPVPVSS; encoded by the coding sequence ATGTCTTCCCGTGGCTCCACCCCGGCGTTACTCGCGCTGGCGCTCGGCTACTTCACCCTGGGGACCACCTCGCTCGCCGTGGTGGGCCTCAGCGCGCCCATGGGCGACGGTCTCGACGTCGCGCCGGCCCGTATCGGACTCCAGGTCACCGTGTTCGCGCTGACCTTCGCCATCGCCGCTCCCCTCGCCCCGATGGCACTCGGCCGGATGGGCCGGAAGCAGGTCCTGCTGCTGGGCATGGCCCTGCTGACCGCCGGCTCGGTGGCGGCGGCACTCGCCCCCAACTACGCCTTCCTCACCGGCGCCCGCGTCGTCGCCGCCCTGGGTGCGGCGATATTCGGCCCCGCCTCTTCCGCGGCCGGATCGCTGATCGTCCCCGAGGAGCGGCGTCAGCAGGCCCTCGCCGTGGTGTTCGGCGGCATGACCGCGGCATCCGTCCTCGGCGTTCCGCTGGCGTCCTTCCTCGGGGACGTGCTCGGCTGGCGGCAGGCCCTCATCGGCGTGGCCGTCCTGTCCGGGGTCGCCCTCGTGGGTGTGGCCGTCCTGATGCCCGGGCTCGACCCCGGACCGCGCCCGACACCCGCCGCGTACCGCGGTGTGCTGGCGACGCCCGGCGCGCTGCCCACCGTGGGCACCACCCTGCTCTTCATGGCGGCGCAGTTCACGGTCTACGGCATCGCCGGCGCCTATGTGGCCGACCGGTTCGACGCCTCGTCCGGCTATGTGACGGCGACGCTGCTCGCGTTCGGCATCGTCGGTGTCCTGGGCAACGGCTTCGCCAGCAGGGCGACCCGCGCCATCGGCACCACCCGCACCGTCTCCCTGACCGTCGCGGGCGTGGCCGTCGCCTTCGCCGCGCTCCTCGTCGCCCCCGACGCGGCCATCGGCGGCCTGCTGCTCTTCGCGCTCTGGGCCTTCTTCAGCCAGCTCTACCAGGCGCCCCAGCAGGCGCGGCTGGTGGCGCTCCTGCCCGAGCAGCGCGGTCTGCTGCTCGCCCTCAACGCCTCGGCCCTCTACCTGGGCATGAGCCTCGGCAGCTTCATCGGCAGCACCGGCCTGCCCGCCTGGGGCTCCGGCATCCTGCCGGCCACCGGGCTCGGCCTGCTCCTGTTCGCCGGCGCCACCCACTACCTGTCGGTCCGCAAGGCCGAGACGGCGCCCCGGCCGGTGCCCGTCTCCTCCTGA
- a CDS encoding nuclear transport factor 2 family protein produces the protein MTTNHVKLAHDYLEQVWNQGRTDQAADYLAEDLIQHNPNLPDGRKPLVEFIEGLRQQVPDGRFEIRRSAAEGDLVFVHSLFTTGPEDRGTAVVDIFRIADGAIVEHWDLRESVPENTVSGHEIV, from the coding sequence ATGACGACGAACCACGTGAAGCTCGCGCACGACTACCTGGAGCAGGTCTGGAACCAGGGCCGCACCGACCAGGCCGCCGACTACCTGGCCGAGGACCTGATCCAGCACAACCCGAACCTGCCCGACGGCCGCAAGCCGCTCGTGGAGTTCATCGAGGGCCTGCGCCAGCAGGTGCCGGACGGCCGCTTCGAGATCCGTCGCAGCGCCGCCGAGGGCGACCTGGTCTTCGTGCACAGCCTGTTCACCACGGGCCCCGAGGACCGCGGCACCGCGGTCGTCGACATCTTCCGGATCGCCGACGGCGCGATCGTGGAGCACTGGGACCTGCGCGAGAGCGTCCCCGAGAACACGGTCAGCGGTCACGAGATCGTCTGA
- a CDS encoding STAS domain-containing protein, translated as MAFDAYLGFAGTTASIHLAGDLSEHDVPRLRSLIDQAARQPVRRLVLDAAELTSMDAGGARCLAFAQQQLPAGAEIVVDGAGDAVLEALRFSGLDRSVTVVAARVPVA; from the coding sequence ATGGCTTTCGACGCCTACCTGGGCTTCGCCGGAACCACCGCGAGCATTCACCTCGCCGGCGACCTCTCGGAACACGATGTGCCCCGGCTGCGCTCGCTGATCGACCAGGCCGCGCGGCAGCCGGTGCGCCGGCTGGTGCTGGACGCGGCGGAGCTGACGTCGATGGACGCCGGCGGCGCCCGCTGCCTGGCCTTCGCCCAGCAACAGCTCCCCGCGGGCGCGGAGATCGTCGTGGACGGCGCCGGTGACGCCGTTCTGGAGGCCCTGCGCTTCAGCGGCCTCGACCGTTCGGTCACGGTGGTCGCGGCCCGGGTGCCCGTGGCGTAA
- a CDS encoding glycogen debranching protein, translated as MARTSAPHDGRLPEPGLGTRPGRPAPLGATVVPTGVNFAVCAPGARALWLVLMAPESGDVVAELPFPEDGRTGDVFAVTVSGPGVEQLHYGYRVGTGAGTAAAPVLLDPRARGLAGGGAWGERPRYRSQIGEDTFDWGGTRRPRTAPEDLVVYELHVRGFTRDPSSQVARPGTYAGLREKIPYLLGLGVNCVELLPVFEFDETDNTYTSPETGAPLLNYWGYNPVGFFAPKAAYAATPTPDAAARELKELVRALHEAGIAVVLDVVFNHTAEGDHRGPTQSLRGLDGPASYLMTPDGGYRNLTATGNTVNANHPRTRALILDSLRHWATEYRVDGFRFDMACILARGQDGELLDNPPLLEDIAHDPVLADRLLVAEATDATGLDLTGGFPSYGRWSEWNARYRDDIRRFLLGRPGSAAAFAPRLLGSPDLYGGRTATASVNYITCHDGMTLADLTSYDERHNHANGEGGADGIPDEDSWNCGHEGPTGDPAVLLTRDRQRRTALALLFLSQGVPMLLAGDEFGRTQQGNNNAYSQDNPISWLDWTGTRTHADLLRFTRRCVAFRRAHPVLRRVRHPDGVTPEGWKLPPVSWHGERPGEPDWSDGSTLLAVLLHQEPPEGVRDTVFIAVNTGRADRAVEPPAPPSGTHWRLSLDTGAATEPEAPVPPGRVHGPATLRLAPHTAVALTAHPDGS; from the coding sequence ATGGCCCGCACGTCCGCACCGCACGACGGCCGGCTACCGGAGCCCGGCCTCGGCACCCGCCCGGGCCGGCCGGCGCCCCTGGGGGCCACCGTGGTCCCCACGGGCGTCAACTTCGCCGTGTGCGCACCCGGCGCCCGGGCGCTGTGGCTGGTGCTGATGGCGCCGGAGAGCGGGGATGTCGTCGCCGAACTGCCGTTCCCCGAGGACGGCAGGACGGGCGACGTCTTCGCCGTCACCGTCTCCGGGCCCGGCGTCGAACAGCTCCACTACGGCTACCGCGTCGGCACCGGGGCGGGCACCGCCGCCGCCCCGGTGCTCCTCGACCCCCGCGCGCGCGGGCTCGCGGGCGGGGGCGCCTGGGGCGAGCGGCCCCGCTACCGCTCACAGATCGGCGAGGACACCTTCGACTGGGGCGGTACGCGGCGGCCGCGCACCGCCCCGGAGGACCTCGTCGTCTACGAGCTGCACGTCCGCGGCTTCACCCGCGACCCCAGCTCCCAGGTGGCGCGCCCGGGCACCTACGCCGGCCTGCGCGAGAAGATCCCGTACCTGCTCGGCCTCGGCGTCAACTGCGTCGAGCTGCTGCCCGTCTTCGAGTTCGACGAGACGGACAACACGTACACCTCTCCGGAGACCGGCGCCCCGCTGCTCAACTACTGGGGCTACAACCCCGTCGGCTTCTTCGCGCCCAAGGCCGCCTACGCGGCGACGCCCACCCCGGACGCGGCGGCGAGGGAACTCAAGGAACTGGTCAGGGCGCTGCACGAGGCGGGGATCGCGGTCGTCCTCGACGTGGTCTTCAACCACACCGCCGAAGGCGACCACCGCGGACCGACCCAGTCCCTGCGGGGTCTCGACGGGCCGGCGTCGTACCTGATGACCCCGGACGGCGGCTACCGCAACCTCACCGCCACCGGCAACACCGTCAACGCCAACCACCCCAGGACCCGGGCCCTGATCCTGGACTCCCTGCGCCACTGGGCGACCGAGTACCGCGTCGACGGCTTCCGGTTCGACATGGCGTGCATCCTGGCGCGCGGGCAGGACGGCGAACTCCTCGACAACCCGCCGCTGCTGGAGGACATCGCGCACGACCCCGTGCTGGCCGACCGGCTCCTCGTCGCCGAGGCCACCGACGCCACCGGGCTCGACCTGACCGGCGGCTTCCCCTCCTACGGGCGGTGGAGCGAGTGGAACGCCCGCTACCGGGACGACATCCGCCGCTTCCTCCTCGGCCGCCCGGGCAGCGCCGCCGCCTTCGCACCGCGCCTGCTCGGCTCGCCCGACCTCTACGGCGGACGGACCGCTACCGCCTCCGTCAACTACATCACCTGCCACGACGGGATGACGCTCGCGGACCTCACCTCCTACGACGAGCGGCACAACCACGCCAACGGCGAGGGCGGCGCGGACGGCATCCCCGACGAGGACAGCTGGAACTGCGGCCACGAGGGCCCCACCGGTGACCCGGCCGTCCTCCTGACCCGGGACCGGCAGCGGCGCACCGCGCTGGCGCTGCTGTTCCTCAGCCAGGGGGTGCCGATGCTGCTCGCCGGTGACGAGTTCGGCCGCACCCAGCAGGGCAACAACAACGCCTACAGCCAGGACAACCCGATCAGCTGGCTGGACTGGACGGGCACCCGTACCCACGCGGACCTCCTCCGCTTCACCCGGCGGTGCGTCGCCTTCCGGCGCGCGCACCCGGTCCTCCGGCGCGTCCGGCACCCCGACGGCGTCACGCCCGAGGGCTGGAAGCTGCCGCCGGTGAGCTGGCACGGGGAACGGCCGGGGGAGCCGGACTGGAGTGACGGTTCGACCCTGCTGGCCGTCCTGCTGCACCAGGAGCCTCCCGAGGGCGTCCGGGACACCGTGTTCATCGCGGTCAACACCGGCCGCGCCGACCGCGCCGTCGAACCGCCGGCGCCCCCGTCCGGCACGCACTGGCGCCTGTCCCTGGACACCGGCGCGGCCACGGAGCCGGAGGCCCCGGTGCCGCCCGGGCGCGTCCACGGACCGGCCACCCTCCGGCTGGCCCCCCACACGGCGGTCGCCCTGACCGCACACCCGGACGGCTCCTGA